The DNA segment GCAAATGGCGAAAGCGCTCAAGTATCTGCATTCGCACGATATCGCGCATCGCGACTTGAAATGCGAGAACATCTTGCTTTCGAAACGTCTCAATATCAAATTGGCTGACTTCGGCTTTGCACGCTATTGCTGCGACGATAGTGGACGTGAAATTAAATCGGAAACCTATTGCGGTTCGGCGGCCTATGCCGCACCCGAGGTCGTATGCGGTCGACCATACGATCCGAAATTGGCCGACGCTTGGTCACTTGGCGTTATACTATTCATAATGTTGAATGCGAAAATGCCATTCGACGATAGCAATCTCAGCAAGTTGCTGGACGATCAGCGTAATAAGAAGTTCGCTTTTCGACGGAAATTACAAGATCACATTTCGGCGCAGGCCAAGGCCACCGTGGCGGTACTATTGGAGCCGGAACCGCATGCGCGTTGGAATTTACGTGAAATATTGAATTGCAGCTGGTTGCGTGCCGACGAGGAGGAACCGTTGGCTTAGTCCTAAGACGAACACACGTACGTCATACAACATGCGACAGTTTGAGCAGCATGTCTGATTGGTTTTGGACCTAATGCCGTTGAatttttgtatgggaaaaaaagtaattcttcatatctatatatattttttttgatttgcgcATGTAAAATGTTGGTCATTCGTGAAATTGCCCTCTGAACACACTGTAAAGTctgtatttaaaacaattttggttctgaaattatatatatatatgcatgcatgtatatatatattgcgcatatgtatattatatatgtatatatataatatatttatgctgtattttttcggtttttaaatttctcaaatCCCCACCGCCGCCTCCTCAACTAAATGATTTGATTTCAAACGTTTGCATTCGAATGTCAtactttttctcaatttttttataaactcaatatttaattttactttttttttaaattggtcaCAATTAGATTTGTCTGGTCGTGGACCAAGGCCAGTATCGAATTTAGACTGATTTGTCGTGCATATGCAGGAGTATGGCGTCTTTGTCGGCGTCGTCTCCAACttataaaaaagctaaaaaatttgaTGATGTGCTTTAGAGCAATAGTATTTCCAAATACTACCTACTCTTAGTTATATGTGTCACAAAATATCTTaagttagtaaaaaaaaaattattaatcataataaattgtaattgtaaattttcaaaaaagtgcttgtccgtttgtctgtcacTACGAAAACAAAAGtgtgtgttttgaaattttatttccttGTTTGAAAGCGAAAATTGGATGTGCTTTTTGAGGATTTGTGTAGTTTACTAGTGTTTGATATTGGATGGCGTTGTGTCTTGCGATTCAAGTTCATTTTTTGTGGAACAAGTGTGCGTTCCACGTCCAACGGCAGAGCAGTAGGCAAAAATTTACATAAGTACCACTGTTCTCATTGTAGAGAGATATTCGCCATCGCAGCCGTTTCGATTATCGCAAGTACTCTTTAGATAGTCGAGTCTATGTACATAAGGGAATGAGACCCAAAGAGTGTGAAAATCGGGAGAATTCCTTAAAGTTACGAAAGGCAAAGAAATGAGCTTATTGTGTTTATTCAGTAGAGAGAAAAGTTAATATCTTTCAACATAACAGATACAGGAACCGGTTATTTTGTCTCAAAAtcttataaagggtgatccagagttccctatttaaaaaaaaaaaaaaataaaaataaaaatttaatggagaattgttattatcattcaaaagagcattctttggcttttattttttggagattatttctttcaaatgttgaccgcgttgagtccaattttcgatggctcGTTCGAGAATTTCGACCCGTAACGGGCGAATGTCACGCGTGATGTTATACttcaagacctgaatcgaagcgagattgtccgcatagactttaggctttacatatccccacaggaaaagtcTAACGTTGTGATATCACGCGACCTTGGTGgacaatcgaccggcccaaaacgtgaaattaactgctcaccgaagtgttcgctcaataaatccattgattgatgcgatgtgtggaaaatggcgccgtcttgttgaaatcgaatgtcgtcgagatcacgagcttcaattttag comes from the Bactrocera neohumeralis isolate Rockhampton chromosome 2, APGP_CSIRO_Bneo_wtdbg2-racon-allhic-juicebox.fasta_v2, whole genome shotgun sequence genome and includes:
- the LOC126751332 gene encoding testis-specific serine/threonine-protein kinase 1, whose translation is MSKFSTTSNRQLNTRSSDIDALAQRGYNIGHKIGEGSYATVITAGYADDAGHGVHLACKIIDKAKAPSDFVHKFFPRELEILTKIDHPNIIQIHSILQRGPKIFIFMRYAENGDLLSHIKKSGPVEELQAKAWFMQMAKALKYLHSHDIAHRDLKCENILLSKRLNIKLADFGFARYCCDDSGREIKSETYCGSAAYAAPEVVCGRPYDPKLADAWSLGVILFIMLNAKMPFDDSNLSKLLDDQRNKKFAFRRKLQDHISAQAKATVAVLLEPEPHARWNLREILNCSWLRADEEEPLA